Proteins from a genomic interval of Plasmodium reichenowi strain SY57 chromosome 13, whole genome shotgun sequence:
- a CDS encoding splicing factor 3B subunit 5, putative: MSTFDRFNIHAQLEHLQSKYQGSGHADTSRWEWLTNIHRDTLASHVGHYSRLAYFAVVENEPIAKIRYRCLQNMSLPIVPKKKKKN, translated from the exons atgtctACATTTGATAGATTTAATATTCATGCTCAGTTGGAACACCTACAAAGTAAATATCAAGGATCAGGTCATGCTGACACAAGTAGATG gGAATGGTTAACTAATATTCATCGTGATACATTAGCTTCTCATGTTGGACATTACTCAAg GCTAGCTTATTTTGCAGTTGTTGAAAATGAACCAATAGCTAAAATAAGATATCGTTGTCTTCAg AATATGTCTTTGCCCATTGTTCccaagaaaaaaaaaaaaaattga
- a CDS encoding NLI interacting factor-like phosphatase, putative — translation MILFNNNKMSVNSCEKMNENINKLIDINDENINYNNANNINNNINGNMNMMNDNHNNTINNINNDMINNNITMNSNSNNNNNNNNNSNSNNNMDGINVVYNNNRNLGYNNDLDTTYTKKRILNTNRSLKNTYHNNNYNKNNHQNFSINKNNKNNKNFRNKNIQYNKTNMKQNKGNMNMNMNINMIDNNMMENNEENIRNIYNSGDNINVEHSYNGNNNDISNNMYYEENEKSDDYSSLSNNQNLVNKVANNRNVYENMRLINNTNNGNNSMYNNTNNEDNNEINIYNNNMKSVYSNEDMDTFNDNNNILQNDDLNMNNGMGKMNLNRNMNTHNNNNNIKKRRIGKYENNAFYNKNKVKKNFHNTLFNDSLKRYNNNSINLKENNNKKNDNILDFHSNEKDQIDQQQEQKENINEELNINEDGSNINKNMTFIKKDNYNKMGKYNNKNGYFNNNNKNNNNNSNNNNNNNNNNNNNNNNNNNNNNNNNNNNNNKPFNNMTFSLNKYLNPYVNYNKTNINSRNINSSYHMSNKNKLLNKNRNMKNNTNPHGSSNNNNNNNNNNNNNNNNNNNTYYNSTYKNASERNHTNNNCRDDYSRNNLNNINFITQNFNMKLLSDYTKHTQNDQNNLDVDTHVNINPNFKNLRPNNRNQFYNNQNYIECLSEVSEISDEETNDLSYDDNMAKNQNVDNDQYNNKWNNLKNNQGFKSLPHAESALYTNNFNDNNNLELINGLYKLANFNKNLKNENQDIYSQSKVLNNNQPTNNNIINNMNSDIYSNDNNFNYNNYTSNIMEKKIEDQGKLNNDYIEEEEEEEEENNMDMTNKNILNFIKPDDMYINSYIPYPPEKYNNIYDLHEIKILSPHILKTLFQKEANKTYHSSLKDGKLILLLDLDNTLLQATSFAKFNMELPLENFVDDNGEAELYKFYLPQYNFFYYLKFRPYVRQFLQILSLYYELAIYTNATREYADVVIAILDPDRTIFSDRIVARCSSTDRDENKYFSRIYPNVDPKYVIAFDDRKDVWIDIPQSHILKAEHYNFFELSKYDIISHFKEPTTARKKFVDMDMHLHYMIKFFLKLHKNFFENPLETDVGKLIDKMMGSTLSNVGVYFTGFRKNSKNIQNVLSADCEERQKEIALELGATIFTNYDEPGVTHIIAAKNCTDNLIKSKKSDYDHILKVHTLWLYHCRGTLEMRHSSNFDADNLCKIYSNKPPLHPKKDHWFFGPKEDFKKQEDNKDCVKIENLKIRTFLGTGEYTNDAVIFSPFEQINIKWIEKEVTLRQNFDTSYNAMVQNIQKEGNKNQINDDNDDENNSYINIEDVSGKIPTI, via the coding sequence atgattttattcaataataataaaatgagTGTAAATAGTTGtgaaaaaatgaatgaaAATATCAATAAATTAATTGATATTAATGATGAGAATATAAACTACAATAATGcaaataacataaataataatataaatgggaatatgaatatgatgaatgataatcataataatacaataaataatattaataatgacatgataaataataatatcacTATGAATTCTAattctaataataataataataataataataatagtaatagtaataataatatggatgGTATTAAtgttgtatataataataaccGTAATTTaggatataataatgatttaGATACTACTTACACAAAAAAGAGAATTTTGAATACTAATAGatctttaaaaaatacgtaccataataataattataataaaaataatcacCAAAATTTtagtataaataaaaacaataaaaacaataaaaattttagaaataaaaacattcaatataataaaactaATATGAAGCAAAATAAAGGAAATATGAACATGAacatgaatataaatatgattgataataatatgatggaaaataatgaagaaaatataaggaatatatataattctggtgataatataaatgtagAACATTCCTATAATGggaataataatgatatatcaaataatatgtattatgaagaaaatgaaaaatcAGATGATTATTCATCATTGAGTAATAATCAAAATTTGGTAAATAAAGTAGCAAATAATAGAAAtgtatatgaaaatatgagactaataaataatacaaataatggtaataatagtatgtataataataccaataatgaagataataatgaaattaatatttataataataatatgaaatcTGTATATTCTAATGAAGATATGGATACatttaatgataataataacatattacAAAATGATGATCTGAATATGAATAATGGAATGGGAAAGATGAATTTGAATAGAAATATGAACacacataataataataataatattaagaaaagaagaataggtaaatatgaaaataatgcattttataataaaaataaagtaaagaaaaattttcataatacattatttaatgaTTCCTTAAAAAggtataataataattctataaatttaaaagaaaacaataataaaaaaaatgataacaTATTAGATTTTCATAGTAATGAAAAGGATCAAATAGATCAGCAACaagaacaaaaagaaaatattaatgaggaacttaatataaatgaagatggttctaatattaacaaaaatatgacctttataaaaaaagacaactataataaaatgggtaaatataataacaaaaatggTTATTtcaacaataataataaaaacaataacaataatagtaataataataataataataacaataataataataataataataataataataataataataataataataataataataataataataataaaccatttaataatatgacattttcattaaataaatatcttAATCCTTatgtaaattataataaaacgaatattaatagtagaaatataaattcaaGTTATCATATGAgcaataaaaataaactattaaataaaaatagaaacATGAAGAACAATACAAATCCTCATGGCAGTAGtaataacaacaacaacaacaacaacaataataataataataataataataataataatacatattataattcgACATATAAAAATGCAAGTGAACGAAACcatacaaataataattgtagAGATGATTATTCaagaaataatttaaataatatcaattttattacacaaaattttaatatgaaattattaaGTGATTACACGAAGCATACACAAAATGATCAGAATAATTTAGACGTAGATACacatgtaaatataaatccCAACTTTAAAAATCTTAGACCAAATAACAGAAatcaattttataataatcaaaattatattgAATGTTTAAGTGAAGTATCTGAAATAAGTGACGAAGAAACTAATGATTTAAgttatgatgataatatggCGAAAAATCAAAATGTAGATAATGatcaatataataataaatggaataatttaaaaaataatcaagGATTTAAATCACTTCCACATGCAGAAAGCGcattatatacaaataatttcaatgataataataacttAGAACTAATAAATGGGTTATATAAGCTAGccaattttaataaaaaccTCAAAAATGAAAATCAAGATATTTATTCACAAAGTAAagtattaaataataatcaacctacaaataataatataataaataatatgaatagtgatatttattctaatgataataattttaattataataattatacatCAAATATcatggaaaaaaaaattgaagaTCAAGGTAAGCtaaataatgattatattgaagaggaagaagaagaagaagaagaaaataatatggatatgacaaacaaaaatatcttaaattttattaaaccagatgatatgtatattaattcatatattcCATACCCTCctgaaaaatataataacatatatgatttacatgaaatcaaaatattatctccacatattttaaaaactCTCTTTCAAAAAGAAGCAAATAAAACATATCATTCTTCTTTGAAAGATGgaaaattaattttattattagatTTAGATAACACTTTATTACAAGCTACATCTTTTGCCAAATTTAATATGGAATTACCCTTAGAAAATTTTGTAGATGATAATGGAGAAGctgaattatataaattttatttaccacaatataactttttctattatttaAAGTTTAGACCTTATGTAAGACAATTCTTACaaattttatcattatattatgaacTAGCTATATATACCAATGCAACTAGAGAATATGCTGATGTAGTTATAGCTATATTAGATCCAGATAGAACCATATTTTCTGATAGAATTGTTGCAAGATGTAGTTCCACAGATAGagatgaaaataaatatttttctcgAATATATCCCAATGTAGATCCAAAATATGTTATAGCATTTGATGATAGAAAGGATGTTTGGATAGATATTCCACAATCTCATATATTGAAAGCTGaacattataattttttcgAATTAAGTAAATACGATATAATTTCGCATTTCAAAGAACCAACTACGGCTAGGAAAAAATTTGTAGATATGGATATGCATTTACATTATATGattaaattttttcttaaattGCATAAAAATTTCTTTGAAAATCCATTAGAAACAGATGTAGGAAAATTAATAGATAAAATGATGGGTAGTACCTTAAGTAATGTAGGAGTTTATTTTACAGGATTTAGAAAAAATTCAAAgaatatacaaaatgtaTTATCAGCAGATTGTGAAGAAAGACAAAAAGAAATTGCCTTAGAATTAGGTGCTACTATTTTTACGAATTATGATGAACCGGGTGTTACTCATATAATTGCTGCTAAAAATTGTACtgataatttaataaaatcaaaaaaatcAGATTATGATCATATTCTTAAAGTACATACTTTATGGCTTTATCATTGTAGAGGAACCTTAGAAATGAGACATTCCTCTAATTTTGATGCTGATAATTTATGTAAAATTTATAGTAATAAACCTCCTTTACATCCAAAAAAAGATCATTGGTTTTTTGGTCCTAAAGAAGATTTTAAAAAACAGgaagataataaagattgtgttaaaatagaaaatttaaaaattagAACTTTTCTAGGAACAGGTGAATATACGAATGATGCAGTTATTTTCTCTCCTTTTGAACAAATCAATATTAAGTGGATAGAGAAAGAAGTTACATTAAGACAAAATTTTGATACCTCTTATAATGCCATGGTACAAAATATACAGAAAGAAGGAAACAAAAACCAAattaatgatgataatgatgacgaaaataattcttatataaatatagaagATGTTAGTGGGAAAATACCTACcatctaa